A region from the Mucilaginibacter sp. CSA2-8R genome encodes:
- a CDS encoding glycoside hydrolase family 140 protein: MTTKNIIGIVLLAIVGLAFIKPEPAALPEIKVSPNKRYFTVNNNQPFFWLGDTGWLLFAKLKRDEAEMYLETRRQQGFNVIQVMVIHDIKEVNAYGDSALVGSNLAKPHVTNGNNPENAAEYDYWDHIDWIVNRAAAKGIYMALVPVWGSVVKDKKSHINAENAKIYANFLAERYKNRSNIIWMNGGDIAGSDCTDVWNTIGATLRQQNPDKLITYHPRGRTQSSTWFHNENWLDFNCFQSGHRTYAQDTSKKDLKYGEDNWKYVNVDYSKTPVKPTLDAEPSYEKIPYGLHDVKLPRWKAADVRRYGYWSVFAGACGYTYGNNDVMQMHKPTDKKSAYGSKEYWYQSINDPGAKQMVYLKKLMLSRPYFERVPDQSLIAGKQGTRYNYLLATRGDKYAFVYTYTGKNFAVNTAKLPGSKVKASWFNPRNGQITGDIVMAKAKTLDFNPPGNPANGNDWVLILDAI; this comes from the coding sequence ATGACGACAAAAAATATCATCGGCATCGTTTTACTGGCAATCGTCGGCTTGGCTTTTATAAAGCCGGAGCCGGCTGCTTTGCCCGAAATTAAAGTGTCGCCTAATAAGCGGTATTTTACTGTAAACAATAACCAGCCGTTTTTTTGGCTGGGCGATACCGGCTGGTTACTGTTTGCTAAATTGAAACGTGATGAAGCCGAAATGTATCTCGAAACCCGTCGTCAGCAAGGGTTTAATGTAATCCAGGTGATGGTGATTCACGATATCAAAGAAGTGAACGCTTACGGCGATTCTGCTTTGGTAGGCAGTAATTTAGCTAAACCACATGTTACTAACGGCAATAATCCTGAAAACGCTGCCGAATACGATTACTGGGACCACATTGATTGGATTGTTAACCGTGCAGCGGCTAAAGGGATTTACATGGCTTTGGTGCCTGTATGGGGTTCAGTAGTCAAAGATAAAAAGAGCCACATCAACGCTGAAAACGCTAAGATATATGCCAACTTTTTAGCCGAGCGCTATAAAAACCGCAGCAACATCATTTGGATGAATGGCGGCGACATTGCCGGCAGTGATTGTACGGACGTATGGAATACCATAGGGGCAACCTTACGCCAGCAAAATCCGGATAAATTAATTACGTATCATCCCCGCGGTCGTACGCAGTCATCTACGTGGTTTCATAACGAGAACTGGCTGGATTTTAACTGTTTTCAGTCGGGCCACCGTACATATGCGCAAGACACGTCTAAAAAAGATTTGAAATACGGCGAGGATAACTGGAAGTATGTCAATGTAGACTACAGCAAAACGCCAGTAAAACCAACCTTGGATGCCGAGCCGTCTTACGAAAAAATACCGTACGGTTTACACGACGTTAAACTGCCACGCTGGAAAGCCGCAGATGTAAGACGTTATGGTTACTGGTCGGTTTTTGCAGGTGCCTGCGGTTACACCTATGGCAACAACGACGTGATGCAGATGCACAAGCCAACTGATAAGAAAAGTGCTTACGGCTCTAAAGAATATTGGTACCAATCCATCAACGACCCGGGCGCAAAGCAGATGGTGTATTTGAAGAAACTGATGTTATCGCGCCCGTACTTTGAACGTGTACCCGACCAGTCTTTAATAGCCGGCAAGCAGGGAACCCGTTACAATTATTTACTGGCGACCAGAGGCGACAAATATGCTTTTGTATATACCTATACTGGTAAAAACTTCGCGGTGAATACCGCCAAACTGCCCGGTAGCAAGGTGAAGGCCTCCTGGTTTAACCCGCGCAATGGGCAAATTACCGGCGACATCGTGATGGCCAAGGCTAAAACATTGGATTTTAATCCTCCAGGTAATCCTGCTAATGGTAACGATTGGGTGCTGATACTCGATGCGATATAA
- a CDS encoding glycoside hydrolase family 43 protein translates to MMKQGKSILISLLGLLMLITSCASRKSIYMFTSFNEPASAGLRLLYSKDAYHWTDLNHIFLKPEAGKDKIMRDPSMVQGPDGTYHLVWTTGWKGDQGFGYASSKDLIHWSAQQHIDIMAGEPTTVNVWAPEIFYDDEAKQFIIVWASTIPYRFPKGQEAEDNNHRLYYTTTTDFKTFSPAKLFLDPQFSVIDAQILKRGNQDYVLVMKDNTRPNRNILVAFANNPLGPYKDFSKHFTEMYSEGPNATKAGNDWLIYYDSYHLKRYGAMRTTDFKTFTDVSDQVSVPEGHKHGTIFKVTPKALKYIQKEIGQQ, encoded by the coding sequence ATGATGAAGCAAGGGAAATCAATATTGATTAGTTTGCTTGGGCTGTTGATGCTCATCACCTCCTGTGCATCCAGGAAGAGCATCTACATGTTTACGTCGTTTAACGAACCGGCATCGGCAGGACTACGGTTGTTGTACAGCAAAGACGCCTACCACTGGACCGACCTGAACCACATTTTTCTGAAACCCGAAGCCGGCAAAGACAAAATTATGCGAGACCCGTCGATGGTGCAAGGCCCTGACGGTACCTATCACTTGGTTTGGACCACCGGCTGGAAAGGCGACCAGGGATTTGGCTACGCCAGTTCTAAGGATTTAATACACTGGTCGGCGCAGCAGCATATCGATATTATGGCCGGTGAGCCTACTACAGTTAATGTGTGGGCACCCGAGATATTTTATGATGATGAGGCTAAACAATTTATTATTGTATGGGCATCAACCATTCCATACCGTTTCCCGAAAGGGCAGGAGGCTGAGGATAATAACCATCGCTTGTACTACACCACCACAACTGATTTCAAAACTTTTTCGCCAGCGAAATTATTTCTCGATCCGCAGTTTAGCGTAATCGACGCGCAGATTTTAAAAAGAGGTAACCAGGATTATGTGCTGGTAATGAAAGACAACACCCGGCCCAACCGTAATATTTTGGTAGCCTTTGCCAATAACCCACTGGGTCCTTATAAAGATTTTAGTAAGCATTTTACTGAAATGTATTCCGAAGGACCCAATGCTACCAAAGCAGGTAACGACTGGCTGATATATTACGATTCGTACCATTTGAAGCGCTATGGCGCCATGCGCACAACAGATTTTAAAACTTTTACGGATGTATCTGACCAAGTAAGTGTTCCTGAAGGCCACAAGCACGGAACTATATTTAAAGTAACGCCCAAGGCGTTAAAGTATATCCAAAAAGAAATTGGGCAACAGTAA
- a CDS encoding six-hairpin glycosidase, translating to MKLTDKKHILPFVAALALSASAWAQDTVRYTGNTVSNVDYHHGQLTSVVGVHSKQIFRANREHPEQAEGFGFTYNHAPMLAYWNNTFYVEYLSDKVGESVPPGQTLVVTSKDNGNTWSKPTVVFPQYKIPDGTTKPGHEGVAKDLFSVMHQRMGFYTSKSKRLFVLGFYGICLEEHDDPNDGLGIGRVIREILPNGKYGPIYFIHYNPKWNESNTSYPFYKKSKDKGFVQACDELMANPLMMMQWVEETDRKDPLIPLHKDYKAFNYYHLPDGRVVGLWKNALTAISTDNGKTWPANASRAPRVVNSNAKIWGQRTSDGKYALVYNPSEFRWPLALSISDNGLDYKNLLLVNGEISTMRYGGNYKSYGPQYVRGIIEGNGTPPDGKLWVTYSMNKEDIWVSSIPVPVTSVVNEQANEDFSRLPAGHELDKWNIYSPQWAPVGIDKAPDGTRALALKDWDRFDYAKAERVVPVSKKLETAFTVIPAQNNIGLLSIEFQDEKGLAAIRLNFDSTGTFTAKAGYRYKGFMKYEANKAYDIKLKFNVDTRFYYLNVNGKDLSPSLFFQPVNSISRVVFRTGEVRRFPDADSPTDQKYDLPKAGEPVKQAAFYIKSFTTKPY from the coding sequence ATGAAGCTAACCGATAAAAAACATATTTTACCTTTTGTTGCTGCGCTGGCCTTATCGGCATCTGCATGGGCGCAGGATACCGTGCGCTATACCGGCAATACCGTCTCCAATGTTGATTATCACCATGGGCAGTTAACATCCGTAGTGGGTGTGCATAGCAAGCAGATTTTCCGCGCCAACCGCGAGCACCCGGAGCAAGCTGAAGGTTTTGGTTTCACTTACAACCATGCGCCCATGCTGGCATACTGGAACAATACATTTTACGTAGAATACCTGAGCGATAAAGTGGGAGAGAGTGTCCCGCCAGGGCAGACCCTGGTCGTTACTTCGAAAGATAACGGCAATACATGGTCTAAACCTACAGTGGTTTTCCCACAATACAAAATTCCTGATGGTACCACCAAGCCCGGTCATGAAGGCGTAGCTAAAGATTTGTTCTCAGTGATGCACCAGCGTATGGGCTTTTACACCTCTAAGTCTAAACGGTTGTTTGTACTAGGCTTTTATGGTATTTGCCTAGAGGAGCATGATGACCCGAACGATGGTTTGGGCATAGGCCGTGTCATCAGGGAGATACTGCCCAACGGTAAATACGGACCAATTTATTTTATTCATTACAACCCCAAATGGAACGAAAGCAATACCTCGTACCCATTTTATAAAAAGAGCAAAGACAAAGGCTTTGTACAAGCCTGCGACGAGTTGATGGCCAACCCATTGATGATGATGCAGTGGGTTGAGGAAACCGACCGCAAAGATCCATTAATCCCATTACATAAAGATTATAAGGCATTTAATTATTACCATCTTCCTGATGGCCGCGTGGTAGGACTCTGGAAAAATGCACTTACGGCTATCAGCACTGATAATGGCAAAACCTGGCCAGCCAATGCCTCGCGAGCACCGCGTGTTGTAAATAGTAATGCTAAAATTTGGGGGCAACGTACATCCGACGGTAAATATGCGCTGGTGTACAATCCGTCAGAGTTCCGTTGGCCGCTGGCACTCTCGATAAGTGATAACGGTTTGGATTATAAAAACTTATTGCTGGTGAACGGCGAGATATCCACCATGCGTTACGGCGGTAACTATAAATCATACGGACCGCAATATGTGCGTGGCATTATTGAGGGTAATGGTACGCCGCCGGATGGCAAGCTATGGGTTACTTACAGCATGAACAAGGAGGATATCTGGGTTTCATCCATCCCGGTACCGGTAACCAGTGTGGTTAACGAGCAGGCGAACGAAGATTTTAGTCGACTGCCTGCCGGTCACGAGCTTGATAAATGGAATATTTACAGTCCGCAATGGGCACCAGTGGGTATCGATAAAGCACCCGACGGTACCAGGGCATTGGCTTTAAAAGATTGGGATCGCTTTGACTATGCCAAAGCGGAACGCGTTGTGCCGGTATCTAAAAAACTCGAAACAGCGTTTACAGTAATCCCGGCGCAGAACAATATTGGTTTGTTAAGCATCGAATTTCAAGACGAAAAAGGCTTGGCCGCCATCCGGCTAAATTTTGATTCGACCGGTACGTTTACTGCAAAGGCAGGGTATCGTTATAAAGGGTTTATGAAGTACGAGGCTAACAAAGCGTATGATATAAAACTGAAATTTAATGTCGATACTCGTTTTTATTACCTGAATGTAAACGGTAAAGATTTATCGCCGTCCTTGTTTTTTCAACCAGTAAATAGTATCAGCCGGGTGGTTTTCCGTACTGGCGAGGTTCGCCGTTTTCCGGATGCCGATTCGCCAACCGACCAAAAGTACGATTTACCGAAAGCCGGCGAACCTGTTAAACAAGCCGCATTTTACATTAAATCATTCACTACCAAACCCTACTAA
- a CDS encoding glycoside hydrolase family 2 TIM barrel-domain containing protein, which yields MGIVKGTGLKLMACCFLLAGWFNTYAQQTQKLYLSGTGSDHTVNWQFYCSAGRNSGKWTTIPVPSNWELQGFGKYNYGWAKDTARGKEVGQYKYKFKVPASFKGKTVKIVFEGAMTDTEVKINGKPAGAIHQGAYYAFSYDITSLLNFDGTNLLEATVAKHSANQSVNEAERKGDFWIFGGIFRPVYLEALPVQHISRVTLNAQANGSFKANTYLKNAPVNSTVTVQIYNSAGQAINTPVTASVTDTSALLQTQVAAPKVWSPEEPNLYKAVFNLVSNGKVLHTVTKRFGFRTIEVKQRDGVYVNGVKIKFKGINRHSFWPTTGRALSKARSIEDVNLIKDLNMNAVRMSHYPPDDHFLDACDSLGLFVLDELAGWHGHYDTPTGTKLLAAMMEHDENHPSVVFWVNGNEGGHNYELDPLFRKWDVQQRPVIHAWEDFGGFDTQHYRDYNYGIGNYDNGHSIVMPTEFLHGMYDGGHGAGLQDYWEAMWNNPLSAGGFLWDFADQGVVRTDKNGFIDTDKDHGPDGIVGPFHEKEGGFFTVKEIWSPVRFERREIASGFDGVFHLENRYSYTNINQCTFSGKLVRVADTYGKAKEAEVKFNMASPNIKPFEKGDLKVNLPSDYKSYDFLYITVTDRYNRELFTWSWPITKPERTARKLVVKDAKNEVNVTEADSLYRVVVNGIKVSFNKSTGLLSRVENAKGVIPFNNGPIVQEGATNFKGFSQKMEGKNVVIESTYDRKSSYNTLQWTIYPSGWIKMKVRYFPGDYFTNFVGVNFSFPEKQIKSVEYMGSGPYRVWKNRMKGTRLGVWKKDYNNTETGESWVYPEFKGYHSNLYWCKFYTTGQPFTVVAEDEDTFLRLFSPAPHDDQWHNYVIKFPSGDISFMQGISAIGNKTLGAEDTGPMGMKNIYYDYEKEPMRAKELNLYFDFSGR from the coding sequence ATGGGGATAGTCAAAGGCACCGGTTTAAAATTAATGGCTTGTTGCTTTTTGTTAGCAGGGTGGTTTAATACCTATGCGCAACAAACGCAAAAGCTATACCTGTCGGGCACAGGCAGCGACCATACCGTTAACTGGCAGTTTTACTGTTCGGCAGGCCGCAACTCCGGTAAGTGGACAACCATTCCGGTACCGTCAAATTGGGAACTGCAGGGCTTTGGTAAATACAATTATGGCTGGGCTAAAGATACTGCCCGTGGTAAAGAAGTTGGGCAGTACAAATACAAATTCAAAGTACCGGCATCATTTAAAGGTAAAACGGTAAAAATTGTGTTTGAAGGTGCCATGACCGATACCGAAGTTAAAATTAACGGTAAACCGGCAGGCGCAATACATCAGGGTGCTTATTATGCCTTTAGTTATGACATCACCTCTCTGCTGAATTTTGACGGAACAAATTTACTCGAAGCTACGGTTGCTAAACACTCCGCTAACCAATCCGTAAACGAAGCCGAACGTAAAGGCGATTTCTGGATATTCGGTGGCATTTTCCGCCCGGTGTATTTAGAGGCGCTGCCGGTGCAGCATATTAGTCGGGTAACTTTAAACGCCCAAGCCAATGGCTCGTTTAAAGCCAATACTTACTTAAAAAACGCACCTGTAAATAGCACGGTTACCGTCCAAATTTACAATTCGGCCGGGCAGGCTATTAATACACCGGTAACAGCTTCGGTTACTGATACAAGCGCATTGCTGCAAACGCAGGTTGCTGCTCCCAAAGTTTGGTCTCCCGAAGAGCCGAATTTATATAAAGCTGTATTTAACCTGGTTAGCAACGGCAAAGTGCTACACACGGTTACCAAGCGTTTTGGCTTCCGCACCATTGAGGTTAAACAACGCGATGGCGTGTATGTAAACGGCGTAAAAATTAAGTTTAAAGGTATCAACCGGCACTCATTTTGGCCAACTACCGGACGGGCTTTAAGTAAAGCACGCAGTATTGAGGATGTAAACCTCATCAAAGATTTAAATATGAATGCCGTGCGGATGTCGCATTACCCGCCCGACGACCACTTTTTGGATGCCTGCGATTCGTTAGGCCTTTTTGTGCTGGATGAATTAGCCGGCTGGCACGGTCATTATGATACCCCAACCGGTACTAAATTACTGGCGGCTATGATGGAGCATGATGAAAATCATCCGTCGGTTGTGTTTTGGGTGAATGGCAACGAGGGCGGTCACAATTACGAACTTGACCCACTGTTCCGCAAATGGGATGTGCAGCAACGCCCTGTAATACATGCCTGGGAAGATTTTGGCGGCTTTGATACTCAACATTACCGTGACTACAATTATGGTATCGGTAACTACGATAACGGCCATAGCATTGTAATGCCTACCGAGTTTTTGCACGGTATGTACGATGGCGGTCATGGTGCCGGCTTGCAGGATTACTGGGAAGCGATGTGGAACAATCCGCTGTCGGCAGGTGGCTTTTTATGGGATTTTGCTGACCAGGGCGTTGTCCGTACCGATAAAAATGGGTTCATTGATACCGACAAAGACCACGGACCGGACGGCATAGTGGGCCCGTTTCACGAGAAGGAGGGCGGCTTTTTTACAGTAAAAGAAATATGGTCGCCCGTACGTTTCGAACGCCGGGAAATAGCCTCTGGCTTTGATGGTGTTTTTCATCTCGAAAACCGGTATTCGTATACCAATATCAACCAATGTACATTCAGCGGTAAATTGGTTCGCGTGGCAGATACCTATGGTAAGGCTAAAGAAGCTGAGGTAAAGTTCAACATGGCATCGCCCAATATCAAACCTTTCGAAAAAGGCGATTTAAAGGTAAATCTGCCGTCTGATTATAAAAGCTACGACTTTTTATACATCACCGTAACCGACCGTTATAACAGAGAGTTATTCACCTGGAGCTGGCCCATAACTAAGCCAGAAAGAACTGCCCGCAAACTGGTAGTGAAAGATGCCAAGAATGAGGTGAATGTAACCGAAGCTGATTCTTTGTATCGGGTGGTGGTCAATGGCATCAAAGTGTCTTTCAATAAATCTACCGGTCTGTTAAGCCGGGTAGAGAATGCCAAAGGTGTCATCCCGTTTAATAACGGACCTATTGTGCAGGAAGGAGCCACTAATTTCAAAGGTTTCAGCCAAAAGATGGAAGGCAAAAATGTGGTGATTGAGTCAACTTACGACCGTAAGAGCAGCTACAATACCTTGCAGTGGACCATTTACCCATCAGGTTGGATTAAAATGAAGGTGCGCTATTTTCCGGGCGATTACTTTACCAACTTTGTTGGCGTTAATTTCTCGTTCCCCGAAAAGCAAATTAAATCGGTAGAGTATATGGGCAGCGGTCCGTACCGGGTTTGGAAAAACCGGATGAAAGGTACCCGCCTTGGCGTTTGGAAAAAAGATTACAACAACACCGAAACCGGCGAAAGCTGGGTTTACCCCGAATTTAAGGGTTACCATAGTAACCTGTACTGGTGTAAGTTTTATACCACCGGTCAGCCGTTTACGGTAGTAGCTGAGGATGAAGATACGTTTTTACGTTTGTTTTCGCCGGCCCCGCACGATGACCAGTGGCATAATTATGTTATCAAATTTCCTTCAGGCGATATCTCGTTCATGCAGGGCATCAGCGCTATTGGCAACAAAACATTAGGTGCGGAAGATACCGGCCCGATGGGCATGAAAAACATCTATTACGATTACGAAAAAGAACCTATGCGCGCTAAGGAACTGAATTTATACTTTGATTTTTCGGGAAGATAA
- a CDS encoding sialate O-acetylesterase translates to MLKRRLPYFLIAVAVSLGLSAKSDAAVVLPKILGNGMVLQRNQPVPVWGTASVGEKVTVKFGKQVKTAVADTGGKWKVFLNPMPASAKGGKLVISGTNKIVLSDVLVGEVWLCSGQSNMQYEMRKNSKVARPDTSTANSPIDELDRAHNPNIRIFLVDRKRQVKPDSTHGGWSIAQDSALRAFSAAGYFFAKKIQAELKVPVGIISSAVSGSRIEPWIDEAAFQREPYFKNVKVDGDPGKFYHPMIETVAPYALKGFLWYQGESNVGETTSYIYKMKVLMDCWRKAWGNGNLPFYYVQLAPYLNSQDKKFTNETLPEFREAQEQLLKMPHTGMIVTTDLNDNVKNIHPPFKWEIGRRLALVALAKTYGFKQEYSGPSFKDMKIERDQAVLSFDHMGGGLVSHDGKPLNYFTIAGSDKKFVPANVMIKDNQLVLSAPSVTKPVAVRFAWDEAAQPNFYNKAGLPAVPFRTDNPLKFNPVN, encoded by the coding sequence ATGTTAAAGCGCCGGTTACCATATTTCCTGATTGCCGTTGCGGTTAGCTTAGGCTTATCTGCTAAAAGTGATGCTGCGGTTGTTTTGCCTAAAATATTGGGCAACGGCATGGTTTTGCAACGCAACCAGCCCGTACCCGTTTGGGGAACGGCCAGCGTTGGCGAAAAGGTAACCGTTAAGTTTGGCAAGCAGGTAAAAACTGCCGTTGCCGATACTGGTGGTAAGTGGAAGGTGTTTCTCAATCCCATGCCTGCCTCCGCCAAAGGCGGAAAATTGGTTATCAGCGGCACCAATAAAATTGTGCTGAGCGATGTGCTGGTAGGAGAGGTGTGGTTATGCTCGGGGCAGAGCAATATGCAGTACGAGATGCGCAAGAACAGCAAGGTGGCCCGCCCGGATACCAGTACGGCTAACTCGCCTATTGATGAACTGGATAGAGCGCATAACCCTAACATCCGTATATTTTTAGTAGACAGGAAACGTCAGGTTAAACCCGACTCCACCCACGGCGGCTGGAGCATTGCGCAGGATTCTGCTTTACGTGCATTTTCGGCAGCAGGCTACTTTTTTGCTAAAAAAATTCAGGCCGAATTAAAAGTGCCTGTCGGCATCATTTCGTCGGCCGTTAGTGGTAGCCGTATTGAGCCATGGATAGATGAAGCAGCCTTTCAACGTGAGCCGTACTTTAAAAACGTTAAGGTAGATGGCGACCCGGGCAAGTTTTATCACCCCATGATTGAAACGGTAGCACCCTATGCCCTCAAGGGTTTTTTGTGGTACCAGGGCGAAAGTAATGTTGGCGAAACCACCAGCTACATTTATAAAATGAAAGTGCTGATGGATTGCTGGAGAAAAGCCTGGGGCAACGGCAATCTGCCATTTTACTATGTACAATTAGCGCCATACCTTAACTCTCAGGACAAAAAATTCACCAACGAAACCCTGCCTGAGTTTAGAGAAGCGCAGGAACAGTTACTGAAAATGCCTCACACCGGCATGATTGTGACTACCGACCTGAATGATAACGTAAAAAATATTCACCCGCCCTTTAAATGGGAGATTGGCCGCCGATTGGCATTAGTAGCCTTGGCAAAAACTTATGGTTTCAAACAGGAGTACTCGGGCCCGTCATTCAAAGATATGAAAATTGAGCGCGATCAGGCCGTGCTTTCATTCGACCATATGGGCGGCGGTTTGGTAAGCCATGATGGTAAACCTTTAAACTATTTTACCATTGCAGGGTCGGATAAAAAGTTTGTGCCGGCTAATGTAATGATTAAAGACAATCAACTGGTGCTGTCGGCACCGTCGGTAACAAAACCGGTCGCCGTCCGCTTTGCGTGGGATGAGGCAGCTCAGCCTAATTTTTATAACAAGGCTGGTTTGCCTGCAGTACCTTTCCGTACAGATAATCCGCTAAAATTTAACCCGGTTAATTAA